The following proteins are co-located in the Zonotrichia albicollis isolate bZonAlb1 chromosome 1, bZonAlb1.hap1, whole genome shotgun sequence genome:
- the FAM83H gene encoding protein FAM83H isoform X1, with protein MRPCSPDHPVCARGASGAALPPPMARRSQSSSQGDNPLDPNYLPPHYKEYYRLALDVLTEEGKESYQRFLAEEAAPDFLCASEVEHIIQNLQKPQYANQEGSTDTAGDNDMDGSSGTYWPMNSDLAVPELDLGWPMVFGFRGTEVTTLVQPPPPDNPSIKEEARRMIRAAQQVVAIVMDVFTDVDLLFEVLDAASRRVPVYILLDEMNSQLFLDTAAKCRVNLNYVEFLRVRTVSGPTYYCRTGMSFKGHLKEKFLLVDCMVVLSGNYSFMWSFEKIHRSIAHIFQGELVASFDEEFRILFAQSEPLVPPANVLAKAENNFALAPFGNNMPFFPKKGPLMFQRDESLFPSFMDRVDPDRYFLSNFRRDDMLRHTVEGSAMRMYKKVEMENSQMDPVRGFLRSKQLELDAFKRHSFAEGTFENFASAKQYTRQMFMNNMDEFKIQSSHFQKDQFYQYQFEHPHLPGRPQGFFERIRGGRPGFNELEDYGEGPRYPELEPSYSQEGFPLRLDYVPSNSSREVRHGSDQLNPAGNGPMGMMLRRQNIGQKFICQTSPTQKQSLEQRLFLQDKDEEQDDDKSTQENRTGLRNWRISSYLSAYQSEPDEGLPMPMESEAYNDALGDPLTKHPTDLVPAFKPPTPFSSKLGIDSAKESADSDRAGEETSIMKPDAFRSRINPLIQRSSRLRSSLIFSAAKLDQPNTTIEKVQMIQKEQMSSELTKDNETIKTAASSKVAELLEKYKAVGKDMERGTVTHTKAVSGYLQEESQNTEKKCTKSVQYKILESRVLDSKDSCSTYKMHGDLDRAFGMASSTPQLGDALSKDPLGHLGTKVDKLSSRFYPIENKPPLPEKESLIFVGDTQKLALPEKKDRVTFREDSPKLVNTEIKKPQVRTSTTSSVLESLSRSQGSDSSLNKSEEDCSKQEQNPMEFLRKGSLRLKQFLNPKGEKKLEEEPASESGKCDKQAVVLKRSSIGDCQEAMEEEKPPKFAAPLPPKSSQTTQGRFPSSTANILYSSNLRDDTKVILEQISANSQKNRAELAKQLPSTSNPDLSRSTTSLERKGEKEKSCNIHRSESFGSQKRNLQRQPSEDRDTLLKKMENMRKEKRVYSRFEVFCKKDEHTSPSEEEYDTDAKDKKMGKFMPKILGTFKTKK; from the exons ATGAGGCCCTGCTCTCCAGATCACCCTGTGTGTGCTCGTGGTGCCTCTGGGGCAG CTCTCCCTCCCCCGATGGCTCGTCGATCCCAAAGCTCCTCCCAGGGGGACAACCCCCTGGACCCCAACTACCTTCCCCCCCACTACAAGGAGTACTACCGCCTGGCCCTGGATGTGCTCACAGAGGAGGGCAAGGAGAGCTACCAGCGCTTCCTGGCTGAGGAGGCGGCCCCGGATTTCCTCTGTGCCTCCGAGGTGGAGCACATCATCCAGAACCTGCAGAAGCCCCAGTACGCCAACCAGGAGGGCAGCACGGACACGGCAGGGGACAATGACATGGACGGCTCCTCCGGGACTTACTGGCCCATGAACTCAGACCTGGCCGTGCCTGAGCTGGATCTGGGCTGGCCCATGGTCTTTGGCTTCAGGGGAACAGAGGTGACCACGCTggtgcagccacccccaccagACAACCCCAGCATCAAGGAGGAGGCTCGCAGGATGATCCGGGCAGCTCAGCAG GTGGTGGCCATCGTGATGGATGTTTTCACCGACGTGGATCTGCTGTTCGAGGTGCTGGATGCTGCTTCTCGCCGGGTGCCTGTCTACATCCTGCTGGATGAAATGAACTCCCAGCTCTTCCTCGACACAGCTGCCAAGTGCAGAGTCAACCTCAACTATGTGGAG TTCCTGAGGGTGAGGACGGTGTCTGGCCCAACCTACTACTGCCGCACAGGGATGTCCTTCAAGGGGCACCTGAAGGAGAAGTTCCTGCTGGTGGACTGCATGGTGGTGCTGAGTGGCAACTACAG TTTCATGTGGTCCTTTGAGAAGATTCACAGGAGCATTGCCCACATCTTCCAGGGTGAGCTGGTGGCCAGCTTTGATGAAGAATTCCGCATTCTGTTTGCACAGTCAGAGCCTCTGGTTCCTCCAGCCAACGTCCTGGCAAAGGCAGAGAACAACTTTGCCCTGGCTCCCTTTGGCAATAACATGCCCTTCTTCCCCAAGAAAGGGCCCCTGATGTTCCAGAGGGACGAGAGCCTCTTCCCCTCCTTCATGGACAGGGTGGATCCCGACAGGTACTTCCTGTCCAATTTCCGGCGGGACGACATGCTGCGGCACACCGTGGAGGGGTCGGCCATGCGGATGTACAAAAAGGTGGAAATGGAGAATTCCCAGATGGATCCCGTCAGGGGCTTCCTCCGTTccaagcagctggagctggatgcTTTTAAGAGACACAGTTTTGCAGAAGGAACGTTTGAAAATTTTGCCTCTGCCAAGCAGTACACCCGGCAGATGTTCATGAACAACATGGACGAGTTCAAAATCCAATCCAGTCATTTCCAGAAGGACCAGTTCTACCAGTACCAGTTTGAACATCCCCATCTTCCTGGCAGACCTCAGGGATTCTTTGAGAGGATTCGAGGGGGGAGGCCGGGATTCAATGAGCTGGAAGACTATGGAGAGGGACCCCGATACCCTGAACTGGAGCCCAGTTATTCACAGGAGGGTTTTCCCCTGCGGCTGGACTACGTGCCCTCCAATTCTTCCAGGGAGGTGAGACACGGCTCCGACCAGCTGAATCCCGCGGGCAATGGCCCCATGGGAATGATGCTACGGAGGCAGAACATTGGACAGAAATTCATCTGCCAGACTTCTCCCACGCAgaagcagagcctggagcagcgCCTGTTCCTGCAGGACAAGGATGAGGAGCAGGATGACGACAAGAGCACGCAGGAAAACAGAACGGGCTTGCGGAACTGGAGGATTTCCTCGTACCTCAGCGCGTACCAGTCGGAACCAGATGAGGGGCTCCCAATGCCGATGGAGTCCGAGGCGTACAACGATGCTCTGGGGGATCCCCTCACAAAGCACCCCACTGACCTCGTCCCAGCCTTCAAACCCCCCACGCCCTTCAGCAGCAAACTGGGAATTGACAGTGCCAAGGAATCTGCGGATTCTGATAGAGCAGGTGAAGAAACCTCCATCATGAAACCAGATGCCTTCAGGTCCAGAATAAATCCCTTGATCCAGAGGAGCTCCAGGCTCAGGTCCTCTCTGATTTTCAGTGCTGCCAAATTAGATCAGCCCAACACCACAATAGAAAAGGTGCAGATGATCCAGAAAGAGCAAATGTCCAGTGAGTTAACAAAGGACAATGAAACCATCAAGACGGCTGCCTCCTCCAAAGTGGCCGAGCTGCTGGAGAAGTACAAAGCTGTAGGCAAGGACATGGAACGGGGCACGGTCACCCACACCAAAGCTGTTTCAGGTTACCTACAGGAGGAATCTCAGAATACGGAGAAGAAATGTACCAAATCTGTGCAGTATAAGATTCTGGAGAGCAGGGTGCTGGACTCCAAAGACTCCTGCAGTACTTACAAGATGCATGGGGATTTGGACAGAGCATTTGGAATGGCCTCATCCACCCCCCAGCTTGGGGACGCGTTGAGTAAAGATCCCCTGGGACATCTTGGCACTAAGGTGGACAAACTGTCATCCCGGTTTTACCCCATCGAGAACAAACCTCCTCTTCCAGAGAAGGAGAGTCTGATATTTGTAGGAGACACTCAGAAATTGGCTCTTCCAGAGAAGAAGGACAGAGTGACCTTCAGAGAAGACTCTCCAAAATTAGTCAACACAGAAATTAAGAAACCACAGGTGAGGACAAGTACTACGTCCTcagttctagaaagcctgtccAGAAGTCAAGGGTCTGACAGCTCTCTCAACAAGTCTGAGGAAGACTGTTCAAAACAAGAGCAAAATCCCATGGAGTTTTTAAGAAAAGGGTCACTACGGCTGAAGCAGTTTTTGAACCCAAAAGGTGAAAAGAAATTGGAGGAGGAACCTGCTTCTGAGAGTGGGAAATGTGACAAGCAGGCAGTGGTGCTCAAACGATCATCCATAGGGGACTGCCAGGAAGCAAtggaggaagaaaaaccccccaaattcgCAGCCCCACTGCCCCCCAAGAGCAGCCAGACAACGCAGGGGAGGTTCCCGTCCTCCACAGCCAACATCCTGTACAGCAGCAACCTGCGCGATGACACCAAGGTGATCCTGGAGCAGATCTCTGCCAACAGCCAGAAGAACAGAGCCGAGCTGGCCAAGCAGCTGCCGTCCACCAGCAACCCCGACCTCTCCAGGTCCACCACAAGCttggaaagaaaaggggaaaaggagaaaagctgCAACATCCACAGGTCAGAGAGCTTTGGGAGCCAGAAGCGGAACCTGCAGCGGCAGCCGTCGGAGGACAGAGACACCCTCCTCAAGAAGATGGAGAACATGAGGAAGGAGAAGCGAGTCTACAGCAGGTTTGAGGTGTTCTGCAAGAAGGATGAGCACACTAGTCCCAGTGAAGAGGAATATGACACAGATGCCAAAGacaagaaaatgggaaaattcatGCCCAAAATCCTGGGGACCTTCAAGACCAAAAAATGA
- the FAM83H gene encoding protein FAM83H isoform X2 encodes MKALPPPMARRSQSSSQGDNPLDPNYLPPHYKEYYRLALDVLTEEGKESYQRFLAEEAAPDFLCASEVEHIIQNLQKPQYANQEGSTDTAGDNDMDGSSGTYWPMNSDLAVPELDLGWPMVFGFRGTEVTTLVQPPPPDNPSIKEEARRMIRAAQQVVAIVMDVFTDVDLLFEVLDAASRRVPVYILLDEMNSQLFLDTAAKCRVNLNYVEFLRVRTVSGPTYYCRTGMSFKGHLKEKFLLVDCMVVLSGNYSFMWSFEKIHRSIAHIFQGELVASFDEEFRILFAQSEPLVPPANVLAKAENNFALAPFGNNMPFFPKKGPLMFQRDESLFPSFMDRVDPDRYFLSNFRRDDMLRHTVEGSAMRMYKKVEMENSQMDPVRGFLRSKQLELDAFKRHSFAEGTFENFASAKQYTRQMFMNNMDEFKIQSSHFQKDQFYQYQFEHPHLPGRPQGFFERIRGGRPGFNELEDYGEGPRYPELEPSYSQEGFPLRLDYVPSNSSREVRHGSDQLNPAGNGPMGMMLRRQNIGQKFICQTSPTQKQSLEQRLFLQDKDEEQDDDKSTQENRTGLRNWRISSYLSAYQSEPDEGLPMPMESEAYNDALGDPLTKHPTDLVPAFKPPTPFSSKLGIDSAKESADSDRAGEETSIMKPDAFRSRINPLIQRSSRLRSSLIFSAAKLDQPNTTIEKVQMIQKEQMSSELTKDNETIKTAASSKVAELLEKYKAVGKDMERGTVTHTKAVSGYLQEESQNTEKKCTKSVQYKILESRVLDSKDSCSTYKMHGDLDRAFGMASSTPQLGDALSKDPLGHLGTKVDKLSSRFYPIENKPPLPEKESLIFVGDTQKLALPEKKDRVTFREDSPKLVNTEIKKPQVRTSTTSSVLESLSRSQGSDSSLNKSEEDCSKQEQNPMEFLRKGSLRLKQFLNPKGEKKLEEEPASESGKCDKQAVVLKRSSIGDCQEAMEEEKPPKFAAPLPPKSSQTTQGRFPSSTANILYSSNLRDDTKVILEQISANSQKNRAELAKQLPSTSNPDLSRSTTSLERKGEKEKSCNIHRSESFGSQKRNLQRQPSEDRDTLLKKMENMRKEKRVYSRFEVFCKKDEHTSPSEEEYDTDAKDKKMGKFMPKILGTFKTKK; translated from the exons ATGAAAG CTCTCCCTCCCCCGATGGCTCGTCGATCCCAAAGCTCCTCCCAGGGGGACAACCCCCTGGACCCCAACTACCTTCCCCCCCACTACAAGGAGTACTACCGCCTGGCCCTGGATGTGCTCACAGAGGAGGGCAAGGAGAGCTACCAGCGCTTCCTGGCTGAGGAGGCGGCCCCGGATTTCCTCTGTGCCTCCGAGGTGGAGCACATCATCCAGAACCTGCAGAAGCCCCAGTACGCCAACCAGGAGGGCAGCACGGACACGGCAGGGGACAATGACATGGACGGCTCCTCCGGGACTTACTGGCCCATGAACTCAGACCTGGCCGTGCCTGAGCTGGATCTGGGCTGGCCCATGGTCTTTGGCTTCAGGGGAACAGAGGTGACCACGCTggtgcagccacccccaccagACAACCCCAGCATCAAGGAGGAGGCTCGCAGGATGATCCGGGCAGCTCAGCAG GTGGTGGCCATCGTGATGGATGTTTTCACCGACGTGGATCTGCTGTTCGAGGTGCTGGATGCTGCTTCTCGCCGGGTGCCTGTCTACATCCTGCTGGATGAAATGAACTCCCAGCTCTTCCTCGACACAGCTGCCAAGTGCAGAGTCAACCTCAACTATGTGGAG TTCCTGAGGGTGAGGACGGTGTCTGGCCCAACCTACTACTGCCGCACAGGGATGTCCTTCAAGGGGCACCTGAAGGAGAAGTTCCTGCTGGTGGACTGCATGGTGGTGCTGAGTGGCAACTACAG TTTCATGTGGTCCTTTGAGAAGATTCACAGGAGCATTGCCCACATCTTCCAGGGTGAGCTGGTGGCCAGCTTTGATGAAGAATTCCGCATTCTGTTTGCACAGTCAGAGCCTCTGGTTCCTCCAGCCAACGTCCTGGCAAAGGCAGAGAACAACTTTGCCCTGGCTCCCTTTGGCAATAACATGCCCTTCTTCCCCAAGAAAGGGCCCCTGATGTTCCAGAGGGACGAGAGCCTCTTCCCCTCCTTCATGGACAGGGTGGATCCCGACAGGTACTTCCTGTCCAATTTCCGGCGGGACGACATGCTGCGGCACACCGTGGAGGGGTCGGCCATGCGGATGTACAAAAAGGTGGAAATGGAGAATTCCCAGATGGATCCCGTCAGGGGCTTCCTCCGTTccaagcagctggagctggatgcTTTTAAGAGACACAGTTTTGCAGAAGGAACGTTTGAAAATTTTGCCTCTGCCAAGCAGTACACCCGGCAGATGTTCATGAACAACATGGACGAGTTCAAAATCCAATCCAGTCATTTCCAGAAGGACCAGTTCTACCAGTACCAGTTTGAACATCCCCATCTTCCTGGCAGACCTCAGGGATTCTTTGAGAGGATTCGAGGGGGGAGGCCGGGATTCAATGAGCTGGAAGACTATGGAGAGGGACCCCGATACCCTGAACTGGAGCCCAGTTATTCACAGGAGGGTTTTCCCCTGCGGCTGGACTACGTGCCCTCCAATTCTTCCAGGGAGGTGAGACACGGCTCCGACCAGCTGAATCCCGCGGGCAATGGCCCCATGGGAATGATGCTACGGAGGCAGAACATTGGACAGAAATTCATCTGCCAGACTTCTCCCACGCAgaagcagagcctggagcagcgCCTGTTCCTGCAGGACAAGGATGAGGAGCAGGATGACGACAAGAGCACGCAGGAAAACAGAACGGGCTTGCGGAACTGGAGGATTTCCTCGTACCTCAGCGCGTACCAGTCGGAACCAGATGAGGGGCTCCCAATGCCGATGGAGTCCGAGGCGTACAACGATGCTCTGGGGGATCCCCTCACAAAGCACCCCACTGACCTCGTCCCAGCCTTCAAACCCCCCACGCCCTTCAGCAGCAAACTGGGAATTGACAGTGCCAAGGAATCTGCGGATTCTGATAGAGCAGGTGAAGAAACCTCCATCATGAAACCAGATGCCTTCAGGTCCAGAATAAATCCCTTGATCCAGAGGAGCTCCAGGCTCAGGTCCTCTCTGATTTTCAGTGCTGCCAAATTAGATCAGCCCAACACCACAATAGAAAAGGTGCAGATGATCCAGAAAGAGCAAATGTCCAGTGAGTTAACAAAGGACAATGAAACCATCAAGACGGCTGCCTCCTCCAAAGTGGCCGAGCTGCTGGAGAAGTACAAAGCTGTAGGCAAGGACATGGAACGGGGCACGGTCACCCACACCAAAGCTGTTTCAGGTTACCTACAGGAGGAATCTCAGAATACGGAGAAGAAATGTACCAAATCTGTGCAGTATAAGATTCTGGAGAGCAGGGTGCTGGACTCCAAAGACTCCTGCAGTACTTACAAGATGCATGGGGATTTGGACAGAGCATTTGGAATGGCCTCATCCACCCCCCAGCTTGGGGACGCGTTGAGTAAAGATCCCCTGGGACATCTTGGCACTAAGGTGGACAAACTGTCATCCCGGTTTTACCCCATCGAGAACAAACCTCCTCTTCCAGAGAAGGAGAGTCTGATATTTGTAGGAGACACTCAGAAATTGGCTCTTCCAGAGAAGAAGGACAGAGTGACCTTCAGAGAAGACTCTCCAAAATTAGTCAACACAGAAATTAAGAAACCACAGGTGAGGACAAGTACTACGTCCTcagttctagaaagcctgtccAGAAGTCAAGGGTCTGACAGCTCTCTCAACAAGTCTGAGGAAGACTGTTCAAAACAAGAGCAAAATCCCATGGAGTTTTTAAGAAAAGGGTCACTACGGCTGAAGCAGTTTTTGAACCCAAAAGGTGAAAAGAAATTGGAGGAGGAACCTGCTTCTGAGAGTGGGAAATGTGACAAGCAGGCAGTGGTGCTCAAACGATCATCCATAGGGGACTGCCAGGAAGCAAtggaggaagaaaaaccccccaaattcgCAGCCCCACTGCCCCCCAAGAGCAGCCAGACAACGCAGGGGAGGTTCCCGTCCTCCACAGCCAACATCCTGTACAGCAGCAACCTGCGCGATGACACCAAGGTGATCCTGGAGCAGATCTCTGCCAACAGCCAGAAGAACAGAGCCGAGCTGGCCAAGCAGCTGCCGTCCACCAGCAACCCCGACCTCTCCAGGTCCACCACAAGCttggaaagaaaaggggaaaaggagaaaagctgCAACATCCACAGGTCAGAGAGCTTTGGGAGCCAGAAGCGGAACCTGCAGCGGCAGCCGTCGGAGGACAGAGACACCCTCCTCAAGAAGATGGAGAACATGAGGAAGGAGAAGCGAGTCTACAGCAGGTTTGAGGTGTTCTGCAAGAAGGATGAGCACACTAGTCCCAGTGAAGAGGAATATGACACAGATGCCAAAGacaagaaaatgggaaaattcatGCCCAAAATCCTGGGGACCTTCAAGACCAAAAAATGA
- the FAM83H gene encoding protein FAM83H isoform X3 has product MARRSQSSSQGDNPLDPNYLPPHYKEYYRLALDVLTEEGKESYQRFLAEEAAPDFLCASEVEHIIQNLQKPQYANQEGSTDTAGDNDMDGSSGTYWPMNSDLAVPELDLGWPMVFGFRGTEVTTLVQPPPPDNPSIKEEARRMIRAAQQVVAIVMDVFTDVDLLFEVLDAASRRVPVYILLDEMNSQLFLDTAAKCRVNLNYVEFLRVRTVSGPTYYCRTGMSFKGHLKEKFLLVDCMVVLSGNYSFMWSFEKIHRSIAHIFQGELVASFDEEFRILFAQSEPLVPPANVLAKAENNFALAPFGNNMPFFPKKGPLMFQRDESLFPSFMDRVDPDRYFLSNFRRDDMLRHTVEGSAMRMYKKVEMENSQMDPVRGFLRSKQLELDAFKRHSFAEGTFENFASAKQYTRQMFMNNMDEFKIQSSHFQKDQFYQYQFEHPHLPGRPQGFFERIRGGRPGFNELEDYGEGPRYPELEPSYSQEGFPLRLDYVPSNSSREVRHGSDQLNPAGNGPMGMMLRRQNIGQKFICQTSPTQKQSLEQRLFLQDKDEEQDDDKSTQENRTGLRNWRISSYLSAYQSEPDEGLPMPMESEAYNDALGDPLTKHPTDLVPAFKPPTPFSSKLGIDSAKESADSDRAGEETSIMKPDAFRSRINPLIQRSSRLRSSLIFSAAKLDQPNTTIEKVQMIQKEQMSSELTKDNETIKTAASSKVAELLEKYKAVGKDMERGTVTHTKAVSGYLQEESQNTEKKCTKSVQYKILESRVLDSKDSCSTYKMHGDLDRAFGMASSTPQLGDALSKDPLGHLGTKVDKLSSRFYPIENKPPLPEKESLIFVGDTQKLALPEKKDRVTFREDSPKLVNTEIKKPQVRTSTTSSVLESLSRSQGSDSSLNKSEEDCSKQEQNPMEFLRKGSLRLKQFLNPKGEKKLEEEPASESGKCDKQAVVLKRSSIGDCQEAMEEEKPPKFAAPLPPKSSQTTQGRFPSSTANILYSSNLRDDTKVILEQISANSQKNRAELAKQLPSTSNPDLSRSTTSLERKGEKEKSCNIHRSESFGSQKRNLQRQPSEDRDTLLKKMENMRKEKRVYSRFEVFCKKDEHTSPSEEEYDTDAKDKKMGKFMPKILGTFKTKK; this is encoded by the exons ATGGCTCGTCGATCCCAAAGCTCCTCCCAGGGGGACAACCCCCTGGACCCCAACTACCTTCCCCCCCACTACAAGGAGTACTACCGCCTGGCCCTGGATGTGCTCACAGAGGAGGGCAAGGAGAGCTACCAGCGCTTCCTGGCTGAGGAGGCGGCCCCGGATTTCCTCTGTGCCTCCGAGGTGGAGCACATCATCCAGAACCTGCAGAAGCCCCAGTACGCCAACCAGGAGGGCAGCACGGACACGGCAGGGGACAATGACATGGACGGCTCCTCCGGGACTTACTGGCCCATGAACTCAGACCTGGCCGTGCCTGAGCTGGATCTGGGCTGGCCCATGGTCTTTGGCTTCAGGGGAACAGAGGTGACCACGCTggtgcagccacccccaccagACAACCCCAGCATCAAGGAGGAGGCTCGCAGGATGATCCGGGCAGCTCAGCAG GTGGTGGCCATCGTGATGGATGTTTTCACCGACGTGGATCTGCTGTTCGAGGTGCTGGATGCTGCTTCTCGCCGGGTGCCTGTCTACATCCTGCTGGATGAAATGAACTCCCAGCTCTTCCTCGACACAGCTGCCAAGTGCAGAGTCAACCTCAACTATGTGGAG TTCCTGAGGGTGAGGACGGTGTCTGGCCCAACCTACTACTGCCGCACAGGGATGTCCTTCAAGGGGCACCTGAAGGAGAAGTTCCTGCTGGTGGACTGCATGGTGGTGCTGAGTGGCAACTACAG TTTCATGTGGTCCTTTGAGAAGATTCACAGGAGCATTGCCCACATCTTCCAGGGTGAGCTGGTGGCCAGCTTTGATGAAGAATTCCGCATTCTGTTTGCACAGTCAGAGCCTCTGGTTCCTCCAGCCAACGTCCTGGCAAAGGCAGAGAACAACTTTGCCCTGGCTCCCTTTGGCAATAACATGCCCTTCTTCCCCAAGAAAGGGCCCCTGATGTTCCAGAGGGACGAGAGCCTCTTCCCCTCCTTCATGGACAGGGTGGATCCCGACAGGTACTTCCTGTCCAATTTCCGGCGGGACGACATGCTGCGGCACACCGTGGAGGGGTCGGCCATGCGGATGTACAAAAAGGTGGAAATGGAGAATTCCCAGATGGATCCCGTCAGGGGCTTCCTCCGTTccaagcagctggagctggatgcTTTTAAGAGACACAGTTTTGCAGAAGGAACGTTTGAAAATTTTGCCTCTGCCAAGCAGTACACCCGGCAGATGTTCATGAACAACATGGACGAGTTCAAAATCCAATCCAGTCATTTCCAGAAGGACCAGTTCTACCAGTACCAGTTTGAACATCCCCATCTTCCTGGCAGACCTCAGGGATTCTTTGAGAGGATTCGAGGGGGGAGGCCGGGATTCAATGAGCTGGAAGACTATGGAGAGGGACCCCGATACCCTGAACTGGAGCCCAGTTATTCACAGGAGGGTTTTCCCCTGCGGCTGGACTACGTGCCCTCCAATTCTTCCAGGGAGGTGAGACACGGCTCCGACCAGCTGAATCCCGCGGGCAATGGCCCCATGGGAATGATGCTACGGAGGCAGAACATTGGACAGAAATTCATCTGCCAGACTTCTCCCACGCAgaagcagagcctggagcagcgCCTGTTCCTGCAGGACAAGGATGAGGAGCAGGATGACGACAAGAGCACGCAGGAAAACAGAACGGGCTTGCGGAACTGGAGGATTTCCTCGTACCTCAGCGCGTACCAGTCGGAACCAGATGAGGGGCTCCCAATGCCGATGGAGTCCGAGGCGTACAACGATGCTCTGGGGGATCCCCTCACAAAGCACCCCACTGACCTCGTCCCAGCCTTCAAACCCCCCACGCCCTTCAGCAGCAAACTGGGAATTGACAGTGCCAAGGAATCTGCGGATTCTGATAGAGCAGGTGAAGAAACCTCCATCATGAAACCAGATGCCTTCAGGTCCAGAATAAATCCCTTGATCCAGAGGAGCTCCAGGCTCAGGTCCTCTCTGATTTTCAGTGCTGCCAAATTAGATCAGCCCAACACCACAATAGAAAAGGTGCAGATGATCCAGAAAGAGCAAATGTCCAGTGAGTTAACAAAGGACAATGAAACCATCAAGACGGCTGCCTCCTCCAAAGTGGCCGAGCTGCTGGAGAAGTACAAAGCTGTAGGCAAGGACATGGAACGGGGCACGGTCACCCACACCAAAGCTGTTTCAGGTTACCTACAGGAGGAATCTCAGAATACGGAGAAGAAATGTACCAAATCTGTGCAGTATAAGATTCTGGAGAGCAGGGTGCTGGACTCCAAAGACTCCTGCAGTACTTACAAGATGCATGGGGATTTGGACAGAGCATTTGGAATGGCCTCATCCACCCCCCAGCTTGGGGACGCGTTGAGTAAAGATCCCCTGGGACATCTTGGCACTAAGGTGGACAAACTGTCATCCCGGTTTTACCCCATCGAGAACAAACCTCCTCTTCCAGAGAAGGAGAGTCTGATATTTGTAGGAGACACTCAGAAATTGGCTCTTCCAGAGAAGAAGGACAGAGTGACCTTCAGAGAAGACTCTCCAAAATTAGTCAACACAGAAATTAAGAAACCACAGGTGAGGACAAGTACTACGTCCTcagttctagaaagcctgtccAGAAGTCAAGGGTCTGACAGCTCTCTCAACAAGTCTGAGGAAGACTGTTCAAAACAAGAGCAAAATCCCATGGAGTTTTTAAGAAAAGGGTCACTACGGCTGAAGCAGTTTTTGAACCCAAAAGGTGAAAAGAAATTGGAGGAGGAACCTGCTTCTGAGAGTGGGAAATGTGACAAGCAGGCAGTGGTGCTCAAACGATCATCCATAGGGGACTGCCAGGAAGCAAtggaggaagaaaaaccccccaaattcgCAGCCCCACTGCCCCCCAAGAGCAGCCAGACAACGCAGGGGAGGTTCCCGTCCTCCACAGCCAACATCCTGTACAGCAGCAACCTGCGCGATGACACCAAGGTGATCCTGGAGCAGATCTCTGCCAACAGCCAGAAGAACAGAGCCGAGCTGGCCAAGCAGCTGCCGTCCACCAGCAACCCCGACCTCTCCAGGTCCACCACAAGCttggaaagaaaaggggaaaaggagaaaagctgCAACATCCACAGGTCAGAGAGCTTTGGGAGCCAGAAGCGGAACCTGCAGCGGCAGCCGTCGGAGGACAGAGACACCCTCCTCAAGAAGATGGAGAACATGAGGAAGGAGAAGCGAGTCTACAGCAGGTTTGAGGTGTTCTGCAAGAAGGATGAGCACACTAGTCCCAGTGAAGAGGAATATGACACAGATGCCAAAGacaagaaaatgggaaaattcatGCCCAAAATCCTGGGGACCTTCAAGACCAAAAAATGA